The Syntrophorhabdaceae bacterium genome window below encodes:
- the ftsH gene encoding ATP-dependent zinc metalloprotease FtsH, which produces MSKSSGQGPTNKSIITALVIILLGLFIFQVYNKPKKELESVAFSDFSEALRADRVSSVLMQGRSITGTYKDGKEFKTFAPDDPDLVKTLRERNVKITAKPDEESGLWQSIFISWFPMLLLIGVWIFFMRQMQGGGGKAMAFGKSKARLFTGRENKVTFHDVAGIDEAKEELQEVIDFLVDPKKFTKLGGRIPKGVLLVGPPGTGKTLLARAIAGEADVPFFTISGSDFVEMFVGVGASRVRDLFNQAKKNAPCIIFIDEIDAVGRHRGAGLGGGHDEREQTLNQLLVEMDGFESNEGVIVMSATNRPDVLDPALLRPGRFDRQIVVSTPDVKGREEILKVHTRKTPISEDVELSIIARGTPGFSGADLANLVNEAALLAARRDKTAIEMDDFEHAKDKVLMGVERRSMIIPYEERKLTAYHEAGHALVANMIPGTDPIHKVTIIPRGRALGLTQQLPIDERHTYSRDYLLKNISILLGGRVAEELVIGQLTTGSGNDIERATKLARKMVCEWGMSDKLGPLNYGKNEEHIFLGREIARHRDFSEQTAQGIDEELKDLIGRCYTQATDIISKHISSLHALAAALLEKEVLDGLEVEAIIRNTDGAGAPV; this is translated from the coding sequence ATGTCGAAAAGCTCCGGTCAAGGACCCACAAACAAGAGCATCATCACGGCCCTGGTGATCATACTCCTCGGCCTCTTCATCTTCCAGGTATACAACAAACCGAAGAAAGAACTTGAAAGCGTAGCCTTCAGCGATTTTTCCGAGGCGCTGCGCGCCGACAGGGTCTCCTCCGTCCTCATGCAGGGAAGAAGCATTACAGGAACCTACAAAGACGGTAAAGAGTTCAAGACCTTCGCGCCCGACGACCCCGACCTTGTAAAAACGCTCCGGGAAAGGAATGTGAAGATCACCGCCAAGCCCGATGAGGAATCGGGACTCTGGCAATCCATCTTCATATCCTGGTTTCCCATGCTCCTCTTGATCGGCGTCTGGATCTTCTTCATGCGCCAGATGCAGGGTGGGGGCGGCAAGGCCATGGCCTTCGGCAAGAGCAAGGCGCGGCTCTTCACGGGCCGCGAGAACAAAGTGACCTTTCACGACGTGGCAGGCATCGACGAAGCGAAGGAAGAGCTCCAGGAGGTTATCGACTTTCTCGTGGATCCGAAGAAATTTACGAAGCTCGGCGGACGCATCCCCAAGGGAGTTCTTCTTGTAGGACCTCCCGGCACCGGCAAGACACTCCTTGCCCGCGCCATAGCGGGTGAGGCAGACGTCCCTTTCTTTACAATAAGCGGGTCCGATTTCGTCGAGATGTTCGTCGGTGTCGGCGCATCACGGGTTCGTGACCTCTTTAACCAGGCAAAGAAGAATGCCCCCTGCATCATCTTCATCGACGAGATCGACGCTGTCGGGAGACACCGCGGGGCAGGCCTCGGCGGCGGCCACGACGAGCGCGAGCAAACATTGAACCAGCTACTCGTGGAAATGGACGGTTTTGAGTCCAACGAAGGCGTCATCGTCATGTCCGCAACGAACAGGCCCGACGTCCTCGATCCGGCCCTGCTTCGCCCCGGCCGCTTTGACAGACAGATCGTCGTATCCACTCCGGATGTGAAAGGCAGGGAAGAGATCCTCAAGGTCCACACGCGCAAGACCCCCATCTCCGAGGACGTCGAACTTTCCATCATCGCCCGCGGAACACCGGGGTTTTCCGGCGCCGATCTTGCTAACCTTGTCAACGAGGCCGCCCTCCTTGCCGCGCGGCGGGACAAGACGGCCATCGAAATGGACGACTTCGAACACGCCAAGGACAAGGTTCTCATGGGCGTCGAGAGGCGCAGTATGATAATCCCCTACGAGGAAAGGAAACTCACCGCCTATCACGAAGCCGGCCACGCCCTCGTCGCAAATATGATCCCCGGAACGGACCCCATACACAAGGTCACCATCATTCCCCGGGGCAGGGCCCTCGGCCTCACCCAGCAGTTGCCCATAGATGAGCGCCATACCTATTCCAGGGATTATCTTCTCAAAAACATCTCCATCCTTCTCGGAGGGCGCGTGGCGGAAGAGCTTGTCATCGGCCAGCTCACCACGGGATCCGGCAACGATATCGAACGGGCAACGAAACTCGCCCGGAAGATGGTTTGCGAATGGGGCATGAGCGATAAACTGGGACCTCTTAACTACGGGAAGAACGAGGAGCATATTTTTCTGGGCAGGGAGATCGCCCGCCACCGGGATTTCAGCGAACAGACCGCACAGGGCATCGATGAGGAATTGAAGGATCTCATCGGCCGGTGCTACACGCAGGCCACGGACATTATTTCCAAGCATATCAGCTCCCTCCACGCCCTCGCGGCGGCACTTCTCGAAAAGGAGGTCCTCGACGGTCTGGAGGTCGAGGCTATCATCAGGAATACCGATGGCGCGGGCGCTCCGGTGTAA
- a CDS encoding flavodoxin family protein, with protein sequence MDPTTRTVLALIASPRTLGNCETFAKELSRNIPEGHRLRLIRLTSLRIEGCRACYGCVTGGKCPVEDDMDFLLGEVANADALIVASPVYYLGANAIIKSILDRGFLFFNVLEKTYGKPAILLNFFGMPGRIGMAPQMLETLAAFLGLSVKASLSIKAALPGEALMNKANAARARRLGKALFSPVKRRRMGGCPFCGCEIIRVVPKGFVCTVCHGVFAMGPGGVFVKKREGGILGPPEHMLLHREWLRGMKQRFKEKKKEIMATIIPYKNEGEWIEPPKR encoded by the coding sequence ATGGATCCCACAACACGGACAGTCCTCGCACTCATTGCTTCACCGAGGACGCTCGGCAATTGCGAGACCTTCGCCAAGGAGTTGTCCCGGAATATCCCGGAAGGGCACAGGCTGAGACTCATCAGGCTGACGTCGTTGAGAATAGAAGGGTGCAGGGCCTGCTATGGATGTGTGACGGGCGGCAAGTGTCCCGTGGAGGACGACATGGACTTCCTCCTTGGCGAGGTAGCCAATGCCGACGCTCTCATTGTTGCTTCCCCGGTCTACTATCTTGGCGCCAACGCGATCATCAAGAGCATTCTTGACAGGGGGTTCCTCTTCTTCAATGTCCTCGAGAAGACCTATGGCAAACCGGCAATTCTCCTCAATTTTTTCGGAATGCCGGGGCGGATCGGGATGGCGCCCCAGATGCTCGAGACCCTTGCGGCCTTCCTCGGGCTGTCTGTCAAGGCAAGTCTCTCCATCAAGGCGGCGCTTCCCGGCGAGGCGCTCATGAACAAGGCCAACGCTGCCCGTGCCAGGCGCCTGGGCAAGGCCCTGTTTTCTCCGGTAAAGAGAAGAAGGATGGGGGGATGCCCTTTTTGCGGATGCGAGATCATCCGCGTCGTCCCGAAAGGCTTCGTCTGCACTGTCTGCCACGGTGTTTTCGCCATGGGTCCCGGCGGTGTTTTCGTGAAGAAGAGAGAGGGCGGCATTCTGGGGCCTCCCGAGCATATGCTCCTTCACCGTGAATGGCTGCGCGGCATGAAGCAACGTTTCAAGGAAAAGAAAAAAGAGATCATGGCAACTATTATCCCTTACAAGAATGAAGGGGAATGGATCGAACCGCCCAAGAGATAA
- a CDS encoding NYN domain-containing protein, which yields MHIVIDGYNYINRINASSVQRGASLDLLRREFLEKCARYKKARSARITVVFDAYDTPSTGRHSENYRGIEVVYSREGETADDVIIGWIRKRPAGLIVVSSDRAIIDEAKTKGVAFLTSVKLAEMMAMPAFEEKDDDYEEGRHAKKGNPRKLPKKIRKAVKAIDKL from the coding sequence ATGCATATCGTTATCGACGGATATAATTACATCAACCGCATCAATGCCTCCTCGGTGCAAAGAGGGGCGTCATTGGACCTCCTGCGCAGGGAGTTCCTGGAAAAATGCGCGCGCTACAAGAAGGCCAGGTCCGCCCGGATAACCGTCGTCTTCGACGCCTACGACACCCCGTCGACGGGAAGACACAGCGAGAATTACAGGGGGATAGAGGTCGTCTATTCCCGTGAGGGTGAGACGGCGGACGACGTCATCATCGGCTGGATCCGAAAAAGGCCGGCGGGCCTCATCGTTGTCAGTTCCGACCGGGCCATCATAGACGAGGCAAAGACAAAGGGGGTCGCATTCCTCACTTCCGTAAAACTTGCCGAAATGATGGCCATGCCCGCCTTCGAGGAAAAAGATGACGACTACGAGGAAGGCCGCCACGCCAAAAAAGGCAACCCCCGCAAACTCCCCAAAAAGATCCGCAAGGCAGTGAAGGCGATAGACAAATTGTGA
- the nusB gene encoding transcription antitermination factor NusB, producing MRRRKARELALRMLYQVETAGEDSDRALTKYCSLFPYQEDIVVYARHLLAGIGSHQEQIDGFIRKACDHWRIDRIAYVDKNVMRIGVFEMIFSGDVPPKVAIDEAIEMGKKYGSEDSREFINGVLDRILKDFYSENKETV from the coding sequence GTGCGCAGACGGAAAGCGAGAGAGCTAGCCCTCAGAATGCTCTACCAGGTGGAGACGGCCGGGGAAGACTCCGACCGGGCTCTCACCAAGTACTGCTCGTTATTTCCGTACCAGGAAGATATCGTCGTTTACGCGAGGCATCTGCTTGCCGGCATCGGCTCCCATCAGGAACAGATAGACGGGTTCATCCGGAAGGCCTGCGACCACTGGAGAATAGACCGCATCGCCTACGTGGACAAGAATGTCATGAGGATTGGTGTATTCGAAATGATATTCTCCGGTGACGTTCCCCCGAAGGTCGCCATCGACGAGGCCATCGAGATGGGCAAGAAATATGGCAGCGAAGACTCCCGGGAATTCATAAACGGCGTCCTGGACAGGATCCTGAAAGACTTCTATTCGGAAAACAAAGAGACAGTTTAA
- the ribE gene encoding 6,7-dimethyl-8-ribityllumazine synthase, whose product MVREGKLNAKGFRFAIVVSRFNSFITDRLVEGALDALKRHGADEGKIDIYRVPGSFEIPLAARLLAKKKDIDAVVCLGAVIKGATPHFHYVASEVTKGIAQSSLEFEKPISFGIITSDSIEQAIERAGTKAGNKGYDAAISAIEMVNLIKESNLCADGKRES is encoded by the coding sequence ATGGTACGAGAGGGCAAGCTCAACGCAAAAGGCTTCAGGTTTGCAATCGTCGTAAGCAGGTTCAACAGCTTCATAACGGACCGGCTGGTGGAAGGTGCGCTCGACGCCCTCAAGAGACACGGGGCCGATGAGGGCAAGATCGATATCTACCGGGTTCCCGGCTCTTTTGAGATCCCTCTGGCGGCCAGGCTGCTGGCAAAAAAGAAGGACATCGACGCCGTCGTATGTCTTGGCGCCGTGATCAAGGGGGCAACACCTCATTTCCATTATGTCGCATCGGAAGTGACCAAGGGGATCGCCCAATCATCCCTCGAATTCGAAAAACCCATATCCTTCGGCATAATCACCAGCGACAGCATCGAACAGGCCATTGAACGGGCCGGGACGAAGGCCGGCAACAAGGGTTATGATGCCGCCATATCGGCCATCGAGATGGTAAACCTCATCAAGGAAAGCAACTTGTGCGCAGACGGAAAGCGAGAGAGCTAG
- a CDS encoding bifunctional 3,4-dihydroxy-2-butanone-4-phosphate synthase/GTP cyclohydrolase II, which yields MAIASIEEVLQDIREGKMVIIVDDEDRENEGDVMIASEKVTPEAITFMARFACGLICLSLTEERVKDLDLPLMVQDNTSPYNTAFTVSIEAKEGITTGISAFDRARTVQVAIDPKSTSSNITRPGHIFPLAARSGGVLVRVGHTEASVDLARLAGLNPSGVICEVMNENGTMARMPDLEVFAEKHGLKIVTIADLIRYKTKNEKLVRRVAETRIPTRFGGEFTLIAYENDVDKKTHLALVKGDINPDEAVLVRVHSECFTGDVLGSMRCDCGEQLQKALKMIEHEKKGVFVYMRQEGRGIGLANKLKAYSLQDCGHDTVEANIALGFSPDLRDYGIGAQILNDIGVRKMRLLTNNPKKIKGLEGYGLTVVERVSIEMVPTKDNIAYLTTKQKKLGHILNNI from the coding sequence ATGGCAATCGCAAGCATTGAAGAAGTCCTTCAGGACATACGTGAAGGCAAGATGGTCATCATCGTCGATGACGAGGACAGAGAAAACGAGGGCGACGTCATGATCGCCTCAGAAAAGGTGACGCCCGAGGCGATCACCTTTATGGCTCGGTTCGCTTGCGGGCTCATCTGCTTGTCCCTTACCGAAGAGAGGGTGAAAGACCTCGATCTTCCGCTCATGGTTCAGGACAACACTTCTCCTTACAATACCGCTTTCACTGTTTCGATAGAGGCAAAAGAAGGGATAACCACGGGCATATCGGCCTTTGACAGGGCCCGCACCGTGCAGGTCGCAATAGACCCCAAGTCTACATCGAGCAACATAACCCGGCCGGGGCACATATTCCCTCTCGCGGCCCGCAGCGGCGGTGTCCTTGTGAGGGTCGGCCATACCGAGGCATCCGTCGACCTTGCCCGGCTTGCGGGACTCAATCCTTCAGGCGTCATATGCGAGGTCATGAACGAAAATGGCACGATGGCACGCATGCCCGATCTTGAGGTCTTCGCCGAGAAGCATGGTCTCAAGATTGTCACCATAGCCGACCTCATCAGGTACAAGACGAAGAACGAAAAGCTCGTGCGCCGTGTGGCGGAGACACGGATACCCACCCGTTTCGGCGGCGAGTTCACTCTCATCGCGTATGAGAATGACGTGGATAAGAAAACCCATCTGGCCCTGGTCAAGGGGGACATAAACCCTGACGAGGCGGTGCTTGTGCGTGTCCACTCCGAATGCTTCACGGGAGACGTTCTGGGCTCCATGCGCTGCGACTGCGGGGAGCAGCTCCAGAAGGCGCTCAAGATGATCGAGCATGAAAAGAAGGGCGTCTTCGTGTATATGCGCCAGGAAGGACGCGGCATCGGCCTTGCCAACAAGCTCAAGGCATACAGCCTTCAGGATTGCGGTCACGATACCGTCGAGGCCAACATTGCGCTGGGCTTCTCTCCCGACCTCAGGGATTACGGGATCGGCGCTCAGATCCTTAACGATATCGGCGTGCGCAAGATGCGTCTGCTCACAAACAACCCGAAGAAGATAAAGGGCCTTGAAGGGTATGGACTGACGGTTGTCGAACGGGTGTCCATTGAAATGGTGCCGACGAAGGACAACATCGCCTATCTCACGACCAAGCAGAAGAAGCTCGGTCATATACTAAATAACATATAA
- a CDS encoding riboflavin synthase, producing MFTGIIEDIGTIAAIEKKSGSWVFVIKTAFEPGSVSEGDSVSVDGVCLTATTIASRAFSVDASLETLRLTTLRDKTPGQKVNLERAMTANGRFGGHLVTGHVDGVGTISDIRNEGDSIGITIEISPAIARSIVKKGSVAIDGISLTVNEQSDNKFTVNIIPYTASRTTILEKNQRDKMNIETDIIGKYVESFLAKREGKGIDLDFLSRHGFVKGD from the coding sequence ATGTTCACAGGAATCATTGAAGACATTGGCACGATCGCAGCGATCGAGAAAAAAAGCGGCAGCTGGGTCTTTGTCATCAAGACCGCCTTCGAGCCGGGCAGCGTCAGCGAAGGTGACAGCGTCAGCGTCGACGGGGTGTGCCTGACGGCAACCACCATCGCAAGCCGGGCCTTCAGCGTCGACGCCTCCCTTGAGACCCTTCGCCTCACGACCCTGAGAGATAAAACTCCGGGACAGAAGGTGAATCTCGAGAGGGCAATGACCGCCAACGGACGCTTCGGGGGCCATCTCGTGACCGGCCACGTCGACGGCGTGGGGACGATCTCGGACATACGCAACGAGGGGGATTCCATCGGGATAACTATAGAAATTTCCCCGGCCATTGCACGCTCCATCGTAAAGAAAGGCTCCGTGGCGATCGATGGAATAAGCTTGACAGTAAACGAACAAAGTGATAATAAATTCACTGTCAATATTATTCCGTACACCGCTTCCCGGACCACCATTCTCGAAAAGAACCAGCGGGATAAAATGAATATTGAGACGGATATCATCGGAAAATACGTGGAAAGTTTCCTGGCGAAGCGGGAGGGTAAAGGGATCGACCTCGATTTCCTTTCCCGTCACGGGTTTGTAAAAGGAGATTAG
- the ribD gene encoding bifunctional diaminohydroxyphosphoribosylaminopyrimidine deaminase/5-amino-6-(5-phosphoribosylamino)uracil reductase RibD translates to MKDENYMRMALTLARKGLGTVSPNPMVGAVLVKGAAIVGKGYHRKAGSQHAEVGAIEDAGANAVGATLYINLEPCVHYGRTPPCADQIIAAGIKRVVVSMLDPNPLVNGKGVEMLRKAGISVKVGMLEEQARRLNEVFISSIEKRRPFVTMKAAVSLDGKIATKTCDSRWISNEESRRQANLLRCINDGVLVGINTVISDNPLLVPRLKRPKKIPVRIILDSKLRIPLACDIVKTSEKYRTWVFTNEDSRTDKETKLTALGVEVIRVPKDDNGRASVIYICEELYRREITSVLVEGGGEVNSTLLREGLVDKVVLFYGTILIGGKGALNLVGGKGIDFLKDAHRIDVATLKRLKENIYIEGYVHRNH, encoded by the coding sequence GTGAAAGACGAAAATTACATGCGCATGGCGCTCACTCTCGCCAGAAAAGGCCTCGGAACAGTATCTCCCAACCCTATGGTCGGGGCCGTTCTCGTGAAGGGCGCCGCCATAGTCGGCAAGGGGTATCACAGGAAGGCCGGATCTCAACACGCCGAAGTGGGGGCTATCGAGGATGCAGGCGCAAATGCCGTCGGCGCGACGCTCTATATCAACCTCGAGCCCTGTGTCCATTATGGCAGGACGCCGCCCTGTGCGGACCAGATCATCGCCGCCGGGATCAAACGGGTCGTCGTGTCTATGCTTGACCCCAACCCCCTCGTCAACGGCAAGGGAGTAGAGATGCTCCGCAAGGCCGGCATCAGTGTCAAGGTGGGGATGCTCGAGGAACAGGCGCGTCGTCTCAACGAGGTATTCATAAGTTCCATTGAAAAGAGAAGGCCTTTCGTCACCATGAAAGCGGCGGTGAGCCTCGACGGCAAGATCGCCACCAAGACCTGTGATTCCCGGTGGATCTCGAACGAGGAATCGCGGCGCCAGGCAAACCTCCTTCGCTGCATCAACGACGGGGTGCTGGTGGGAATCAACACCGTTATTTCCGACAACCCGCTTCTCGTGCCAAGGCTTAAAAGACCCAAAAAGATCCCCGTGAGGATCATCCTCGACTCAAAGCTCCGGATCCCCCTTGCCTGTGATATCGTCAAGACATCGGAGAAATACAGAACGTGGGTCTTTACGAATGAAGATTCCCGCACCGACAAGGAGACAAAACTGACGGCCCTGGGCGTCGAGGTCATCAGGGTGCCGAAGGATGACAACGGGAGAGCGTCGGTAATATATATCTGTGAGGAGTTGTATCGCCGGGAAATAACGAGCGTTCTCGTCGAGGGGGGTGGAGAGGTCAACAGCACCCTTCTAAGGGAAGGGCTCGTGGACAAGGTGGTGCTTTTTTACGGTACCATCCTCATAGGCGGCAAGGGAGCATTGAATCTGGTGGGAGGCAAGGGGATCGACTTCCTCAAGGACGCCCACAGGATCGACGTCGCCACCCTGAAAAGGCTTAAAGAGAACATCTATATAGAGGGATATGTTCACAGGAATCATTGA
- the nrdR gene encoding transcriptional regulator NrdR → MKCPFCNYVESKVLDSRMSKEMDTIRRRRECLKCAKRFTTAERVEEGLPLVVKKDGRREIFDREKILGGLKKACEKRPISVTNLEKIVSRIEYNLLERGEREMKATEIGEMVMDELKALDEVAYVRFASVYRQFRDINEFMSELTQLLLKKNEE, encoded by the coding sequence GTGAAGTGTCCCTTCTGCAATTACGTGGAAAGCAAGGTCCTCGATTCGAGGATGAGCAAGGAGATGGACACGATCCGTCGGCGCCGCGAGTGCCTTAAATGCGCAAAGCGGTTCACAACTGCCGAAAGGGTAGAGGAGGGACTGCCTCTCGTTGTCAAAAAGGACGGGAGGCGGGAGATCTTTGACAGGGAAAAGATCCTCGGCGGATTGAAAAAGGCTTGCGAAAAGAGACCCATCAGCGTCACCAATCTCGAGAAGATCGTATCCAGGATCGAATACAATCTTCTTGAGAGGGGCGAGCGGGAGATGAAAGCGACGGAGATCGGAGAAATGGTCATGGACGAGCTCAAGGCCCTCGATGAAGTCGCCTATGTCCGCTTCGCTTCCGTTTACAGGCAGTTCCGTGATATAAATGAGTTCATGAGCGAGCTTACCCAGCTCCTTTTGAAGAAGAACGAAGAGTGA
- a CDS encoding cytidine/deoxycytidylate deaminase family protein, translated as MKNHRPDWGSYFMEIARIVSMRSTCLRRNVGAVIVKDKRILATGYNGAPSGLKHCIEVSCLREQMKIAPGERHELCRGLHAEQNAIIQAAYHGVSIYGAHLYCTHLPCSICIKMLINAGISEVYYEDGYPDALSLSLIEESDILLRKIERVKVKGPSARKVPPASSGRLTKKVSSGSK; from the coding sequence ATGAAGAACCATCGTCCTGACTGGGGTTCCTATTTCATGGAGATAGCGCGCATCGTTTCCATGAGGTCGACCTGTTTGCGCCGCAACGTCGGAGCCGTCATCGTGAAGGATAAGCGGATCCTTGCCACCGGGTACAACGGAGCTCCTTCGGGATTGAAGCATTGCATCGAGGTCTCCTGCCTGAGGGAACAGATGAAGATCGCCCCCGGGGAACGCCACGAACTGTGCCGGGGGCTCCACGCTGAACAGAATGCGATCATCCAGGCGGCGTATCACGGCGTGTCGATCTACGGCGCTCATCTCTACTGCACCCACCTGCCCTGCTCAATATGCATCAAAATGCTCATTAACGCGGGCATCAGCGAAGTATATTACGAGGACGGATATCCCGACGCGCTTTCTTTGAGCCTTATCGAGGAATCGGATATTCTGCTCAGAAAGATAGAGCGGGTAAAGGTCAAAGGGCCTTCCGCCCGAAAGGTCCCGCCGGCCTCCAGCGGCCGGCTCACAAAAAAGGTATCGTCGGGCAGCAAGTGA
- a CDS encoding serine hydroxymethyltransferase encodes MKLDGKDKKVFELIRRELDREEYSLILIASENYVDEDVLAAQGCVLTNKYAEGYPSKRYYSGCTYLDEIEAIAIERARNLFGVEHANVQPHSGSSANMAVFYAALERGDTVLGMDIAHGGHLTHGAKPSFSGKWYRAVSYPVSGKSEMLDYDEIRSIARREKPKLIIAGASAYSKIIDFEKFRQIADEVGAYLMADIAHIAGLVAAGLHPSPTGHAHFVTTTTHKTLRGPRGGLVMCNADLAKKIDSAVFPGIQGGPLMHVIAAKAVALQQAMTEEFKEYQRQIIANAKHMAKCMADLGFRIVSGGTDNHLFLVDLTPKNVTGNEAQIALEASGIMVNKNLIPFDTKSPNVASGIRIGTPAVTTRGMKEKEMEVICEMIDSVLKRPGDTSFMDSTRARVRELCRGFPFYSRIYDI; translated from the coding sequence ATGAAACTTGACGGAAAAGATAAGAAGGTGTTCGAGCTGATAAGGCGCGAACTTGATCGCGAGGAATACAGCCTCATTCTCATTGCTTCCGAGAATTATGTCGACGAAGATGTCCTTGCCGCCCAGGGCTGTGTTCTCACGAACAAGTATGCCGAAGGATATCCGTCAAAGAGATATTACAGCGGCTGCACGTATCTCGATGAGATAGAAGCCATTGCCATAGAACGTGCCAGGAACCTTTTCGGCGTCGAACACGCCAACGTCCAGCCCCACTCAGGCTCGTCGGCGAACATGGCCGTCTTCTATGCCGCACTGGAGCGGGGTGACACGGTGCTCGGCATGGACATCGCCCATGGGGGCCACCTGACCCACGGCGCAAAACCAAGCTTCTCGGGCAAATGGTACCGAGCGGTATCGTACCCGGTGTCCGGCAAAAGCGAGATGCTCGATTATGACGAGATAAGAAGCATTGCCCGCAGGGAGAAACCGAAGCTCATCATAGCAGGTGCCAGCGCCTATTCGAAGATCATAGATTTTGAGAAGTTCAGACAGATCGCCGACGAAGTCGGGGCCTATCTGATGGCCGATATCGCCCACATCGCCGGCCTTGTCGCCGCCGGGCTCCATCCCAGTCCGACGGGACACGCCCATTTTGTCACGACAACCACCCACAAGACCCTTCGGGGCCCGAGAGGCGGACTTGTCATGTGCAACGCCGATCTGGCAAAAAAGATAGACTCAGCCGTTTTCCCCGGGATCCAGGGCGGACCCCTGATGCATGTCATCGCCGCCAAGGCGGTGGCCCTGCAGCAGGCCATGACGGAAGAATTCAAGGAATATCAGCGCCAGATAATCGCAAACGCAAAGCACATGGCAAAGTGCATGGCGGACCTCGGTTTCCGCATCGTATCGGGAGGCACCGACAACCACCTCTTCCTCGTTGACCTCACACCGAAGAACGTAACGGGGAACGAGGCCCAGATAGCCCTCGAGGCGAGCGGGATCATGGTCAACAAGAATCTCATCCCCTTCGATACGAAAAGCCCCAATGTAGCAAGCGGGATCAGGATAGGGACGCCCGCCGTCACTACCCGCGGTATGAAGGAAAAGGAGATGGAGGTCATCTGCGAAATGATCGACTCCGTCCTCAAACGGCCCGGCGACACGTCATTCATGGACAGCACACGCGCTCGGGTGCGGGAACTCTGCAGGGGCTTTCCCTTTTATTCGCGTATATACGATATATGA
- the rpiB gene encoding ribose 5-phosphate isomerase B, whose translation MKIAIGSDHAGLELKEYIKGILATGEYDVTDVGTDSPASVDYPDFGFEVARRVASGEADKGILFCGTGIGMSITANKVKGIRAALVFDLYTAAQSRKHLDANVLVLGGRITGKGLAEEIVKSWLAAEFEGGRHLGRIMKIEAFEKNTDR comes from the coding sequence ATGAAGATAGCGATCGGCTCGGACCATGCAGGCCTCGAACTGAAAGAATACATAAAGGGTATTCTCGCGACAGGGGAATATGACGTGACGGACGTGGGGACAGACTCTCCGGCATCCGTCGATTACCCCGATTTCGGGTTTGAGGTGGCGAGACGTGTTGCCTCCGGCGAAGCGGACAAGGGCATACTCTTCTGTGGAACGGGGATTGGGATGAGTATCACGGCGAACAAGGTCAAAGGCATCCGGGCCGCCCTTGTTTTCGATCTCTACACGGCCGCGCAAAGCCGGAAACACCTCGACGCCAACGTGCTCGTCCTCGGCGGAAGGATAACCGGAAAGGGTCTTGCCGAAGAGATCGTGAAGTCCTGGCTTGCCGCGGAATTCGAAGGGGGCCGGCACCTCGGCAGGATCATGAAGATAGAGGCTTTCGAAAAGAATACAGACAGGTAA